In one window of Prevotella sp. E13-17 DNA:
- a CDS encoding dipeptidase codes for MKRLLLPLFAFVATASFACTNFIVGKKASVDGSVICSYSADSYGMFQGLVHYPAGKHAKGELRKVYEWDTNKYLGEIAEAEETYNVIGNINEWQVTIGETTFGGREEMIDTTGIIDYGSLIYIALQRSKNARQAIDVMTSLVEKYGYYSSGETFTICDPDEAWIMEMMGTGSDRKVEKARTVWVAVRIPDDMICGHANQSRITTFNMKDKENVRYSKNVVSYARKMGWFTGKDAEFSYNAAYAAPDFSGRRICDARVWTFFNRYADGMDRYIPWAEGKDANAEVMPLWVKPNRKLTVHDVEEAMRDHYESTPFSLDQDMGGGIWDMPYRPTPLFFEVDGKKYFNERPVSTQQAGFVFVSQMRSWLPRQVGGCFWFANDDGNMAPFTPVYCCATESPRPYNTPGADELNFSMDNAFWVQNWVSNMVYPRYSMMFPSLKEVRDSLDNSYFRAQKEVEDKALTLDEAARVKYLTGYTAAKADQMLARWCQLATYLIVKYNDMTVKPEKDGRFTRTKYGLGSAPARPGYSEKYARGIARQTGARLEQPQK; via the coding sequence ATGAAAAGATTATTATTACCTTTATTTGCTTTTGTAGCAACTGCTTCTTTTGCCTGCACCAACTTCATCGTTGGCAAGAAGGCTTCTGTAGATGGTTCGGTCATCTGCTCGTATAGTGCCGATAGTTATGGCATGTTTCAAGGGTTGGTTCATTATCCTGCCGGCAAACATGCCAAGGGTGAACTGCGCAAAGTCTATGAGTGGGATACCAACAAGTATCTTGGAGAGATTGCCGAGGCTGAAGAGACTTATAATGTCATAGGTAACATCAATGAATGGCAGGTGACGATTGGTGAAACGACTTTCGGCGGTCGTGAAGAGATGATAGACACGACAGGCATTATCGACTACGGTTCGCTGATTTATATCGCTTTGCAGCGTTCTAAGAATGCCCGTCAGGCCATTGATGTGATGACCTCTCTTGTTGAAAAGTATGGTTACTACTCCAGTGGTGAGACGTTTACTATCTGTGATCCTGACGAAGCCTGGATTATGGAGATGATGGGTACTGGAAGCGACCGTAAGGTAGAGAAGGCTCGCACCGTTTGGGTGGCTGTACGCATTCCCGACGATATGATTTGCGGACACGCTAATCAGAGTCGTATCACCACCTTCAACATGAAGGACAAGGAGAATGTACGCTACTCTAAGAATGTGGTTTCTTATGCCCGCAAGATGGGATGGTTCACGGGTAAGGATGCTGAGTTCAGTTACAACGCAGCTTATGCTGCTCCCGACTTCTCTGGTCGCCGTATCTGTGATGCCCGCGTGTGGACCTTCTTCAACCGTTATGCCGACGGCATGGACCGCTATATCCCTTGGGCTGAAGGTAAAGATGCCAATGCCGAGGTGATGCCGCTTTGGGTAAAACCCAACAGAAAACTGACTGTTCACGATGTGGAAGAGGCAATGCGCGACCACTATGAGAGCACACCTTTCTCTCTTGATCAGGACATGGGTGGTGGTATCTGGGATATGCCTTATCGTCCTACACCTCTTTTCTTTGAGGTCGATGGCAAGAAGTATTTCAACGAGCGTCCTGTTTCCACTCAGCAGGCGGGTTTCGTTTTTGTCAGTCAGATGCGCTCATGGTTGCCCCGCCAGGTTGGTGGTTGCTTCTGGTTTGCCAATGATGATGGCAACATGGCACCGTTTACTCCCGTCTATTGCTGTGCGACAGAGTCTCCCCGTCCTTACAACACACCGGGTGCCGACGAGCTGAACTTCTCTATGGACAATGCCTTCTGGGTACAGAACTGGGTGTCTAACATGGTGTACCCCCGCTATTCTATGATGTTCCCCAGTTTGAAAGAGGTGCGCGACTCGCTCGATAACTCTTACTTCCGCGCCCAGAAGGAGGTCGAGGACAAGGCTCTGACGCTCGACGAGGCGGCTCGTGTGAAGTATCTCACAGGCTACACGGCTGCGAAGGCCGACCAAATGTTGGCGCGCTGGTGTCAGTTGGCTACCTATCTGATTGTCAAGTATAATGATATGACCGTCAAGCCCGAGAAAGACGGTCGTTTCACTCGCACAAAATATGGTCTTGGTTCTGCACCGGCTCGTCCTGGCTATTCTGAGAAATATGCCCGTGGCATAGCTCGTCAGACAGGGGCAAGACTTGAACAACCGCAGAAATAG
- the carB gene encoding carbamoyl-phosphate synthase (glutamine-hydrolyzing) large subunit — protein sequence MAIKKLKKVLVLGSGALKIGQAGEFDYSGSQALKALREEGIKSVLVNPNIATIQTSEGIADKVYFQPVNTHFVTEIIKKERPDGILLAFGGQTALNCGTELYQNGTLKEYGVEVLGTSVEAIMNTEDRDLFVKKLDEIELKTPVSHAVENMDDALKAAHEIGFPIMIRSAYALGGLGSGICPDEAAFKELAESAFTFAPQILVEESLKGWKEIEFECIRDANDRCFTVASMENFDPLGIHTGESIVVAPTCSLTEDQVKMLQDITIRCVRHLNIIGECNIQFAFNAQTNDYRIIEINARLSRSSALASKATGYPLAFVAAKIALGYTLDQIGEMGTTSSAYVAPSLDYMICKIPRWDLTKFAGVSRQIGSSMKSVGEIMSIGRSFEEMIQKGLRMIGQGMHGFVGNDHTKFEDLDDALQNPTDLRIFAIAQALEEGYTIERIEELTKIDPWFLERLKHIVDLKHQLQTYNKMEDLPDALLLEVKQAGFSDFQIARFVLKPETGNMEKENLEVRSYRQSRGIKPSVKRIPTVASEHPELTNYLYFTYLPNVQHDIPYYHNEKSVIVLGSGAYRIGSSVEFDWCSVNAINTARKLGYKSIMVNYNPETVSTDYDMCDRLYFDELSLERVLDVIELESPRGVIVSVGGQIPNNLAMKLHRRGVPVLGTSPVDIDRAENRDKFSAMLDKLGIDQPAWRALTSFDDIKDFVEEVGYPVLVRPSYVLSGAAMNVCYDEEELHRFLNMATEVSKEFPVVVSKFMTETKEIEFDAVADKGEVIEYAISEHIEYAGVHSGDATMVFPAQHIYFSTIRQIKKIARRIAAELNISGPFNIQFLAKNREVKVIECNLRASRSFPFVSKILKRNFIETATKIMLDAPYSRPDKSEFDIDRIGVKASQFSFARLQNADPVLGVDMSSTGEVGCLGDDLHEALLNALIATGYRVPKKGGAILISSGAAKGKVSLLEPAKQLVKQGYEVYATPGTARFFNDNGIAAKAVAWPDEEGDNNVMKMIADHKFDLIVNVPKNHSKRELTNGYRIRRGAIDHNTPLMTNVRLAKAFIEAFTAIDENDIKIKSWQEYNN from the coding sequence ATGGCAATTAAAAAACTCAAAAAGGTATTAGTGCTCGGTTCAGGTGCACTAAAGATCGGACAAGCAGGCGAATTCGACTATTCAGGTTCGCAAGCTTTGAAAGCATTGCGTGAGGAAGGAATCAAAAGCGTGCTGGTAAACCCCAACATCGCCACCATCCAAACATCAGAAGGCATTGCTGACAAGGTTTATTTCCAACCAGTCAACACCCATTTCGTCACAGAGATTATCAAGAAGGAGCGCCCAGACGGCATCCTCCTGGCATTTGGTGGACAGACGGCTCTCAACTGCGGTACCGAGCTTTACCAGAATGGCACGCTGAAGGAATACGGTGTTGAAGTGCTTGGCACCAGTGTAGAAGCCATCATGAACACCGAGGACCGTGACCTTTTTGTGAAGAAGCTCGACGAGATTGAATTGAAGACCCCCGTCAGCCATGCTGTAGAGAACATGGACGATGCGCTGAAGGCAGCCCACGAGATTGGCTTCCCCATTATGATCCGTTCAGCCTATGCACTGGGTGGCTTGGGTTCGGGTATTTGTCCTGACGAAGCAGCATTCAAGGAACTGGCAGAGAGTGCATTTACCTTTGCGCCACAGATTTTGGTTGAAGAGTCGTTGAAAGGTTGGAAAGAGATTGAGTTCGAGTGCATCCGCGATGCCAACGATCGCTGTTTCACCGTGGCTTCAATGGAGAACTTCGACCCACTGGGCATCCATACCGGAGAGTCTATTGTGGTGGCTCCCACCTGCTCGCTGACCGAAGATCAGGTCAAGATGCTGCAAGACATCACTATCCGTTGCGTACGCCACCTGAACATCATTGGTGAGTGCAACATTCAGTTTGCCTTCAATGCCCAAACCAACGACTATCGTATCATTGAAATCAATGCACGTCTGTCACGTTCTTCTGCCTTGGCATCAAAGGCTACAGGTTATCCTCTGGCTTTCGTAGCAGCAAAGATTGCATTGGGCTACACCCTCGACCAGATTGGCGAGATGGGCACCACCAGCAGTGCTTATGTAGCTCCATCACTCGACTATATGATATGTAAGATTCCACGCTGGGACCTTACCAAATTTGCCGGTGTCAGCCGTCAGATTGGTTCATCCATGAAGTCTGTAGGCGAAATCATGTCTATCGGACGCAGCTTTGAGGAAATGATTCAGAAGGGTCTGCGCATGATTGGTCAAGGCATGCACGGATTTGTAGGCAACGACCACACCAAGTTCGAAGACCTTGACGATGCGCTTCAGAACCCCACCGACCTGCGTATCTTTGCCATTGCACAGGCACTGGAGGAAGGCTATACCATTGAGCGCATCGAAGAACTGACCAAGATTGACCCATGGTTCCTGGAGCGCTTGAAGCATATTGTAGATCTGAAGCACCAGTTGCAGACTTACAACAAGATGGAAGACCTGCCCGATGCCCTGCTGCTTGAAGTTAAGCAGGCAGGTTTCAGCGACTTCCAGATTGCCCGTTTCGTGCTGAAACCCGAGACTGGCAACATGGAGAAAGAGAACCTGGAGGTGCGAAGCTATCGCCAAAGCCGTGGCATCAAGCCCTCTGTGAAGCGCATTCCGACAGTTGCCTCTGAGCATCCTGAGCTGACCAACTATCTGTATTTCACCTATCTGCCTAACGTACAGCACGACATTCCCTACTATCACAACGAGAAGTCGGTGATTGTATTAGGTTCTGGTGCCTACCGCATCGGTTCGTCTGTAGAGTTTGACTGGTGTTCTGTGAACGCCATCAACACAGCCCGCAAGTTGGGCTACAAGTCAATCATGGTGAACTATAACCCCGAGACCGTATCTACCGACTATGACATGTGCGACCGCCTCTACTTCGACGAGTTGTCACTGGAGCGCGTGCTCGACGTCATTGAACTGGAATCGCCTCGCGGTGTCATCGTCAGCGTGGGCGGACAGATTCCCAACAACCTCGCCATGAAGTTGCATCGTCGCGGCGTTCCCGTGCTGGGAACCTCGCCTGTAGATATCGACCGTGCAGAAAACCGCGACAAGTTCTCGGCCATGCTCGACAAGTTGGGCATCGATCAGCCTGCATGGCGCGCACTGACCTCGTTCGACGACATCAAGGATTTCGTTGAGGAAGTGGGCTATCCCGTACTGGTTCGTCCTTCTTACGTCCTCTCGGGTGCCGCAATGAATGTTTGTTACGACGAGGAGGAGTTGCACCGCTTCCTTAACATGGCTACTGAGGTGTCTAAGGAATTCCCCGTTGTCGTGTCTAAATTCATGACTGAGACCAAGGAGATCGAGTTTGACGCCGTTGCCGACAAGGGCGAGGTCATCGAGTATGCCATCTCCGAACACATAGAATATGCAGGCGTTCACTCGGGCGATGCCACCATGGTATTCCCTGCTCAGCACATCTACTTCTCCACCATTCGTCAGATCAAGAAGATAGCCCGCCGCATTGCCGCCGAGCTGAACATCAGTGGTCCGTTCAACATTCAGTTCCTGGCCAAGAACCGCGAGGTGAAGGTGATTGAGTGTAACCTCCGTGCTTCACGTTCGTTCCCCTTCGTTTCAAAGATTCTGAAGCGCAACTTCATCGAGACCGCCACCAAGATTATGCTGGATGCCCCCTACTCTCGTCCCGACAAATCAGAGTTCGACATCGACCGCATCGGTGTGAAGGCCTCTCAGTTCTCGTTTGCTCGTCTGCAGAATGCCGACCCCGTACTGGGTGTTGACATGTCGTCAACAGGTGAGGTTGGCTGCTTGGGCGACGACCTCCACGAGGCATTGCTCAACGCACTGATTGCCACTGGCTATCGTGTGCCTAAGAAGGGTGGCGCCATCCTCATCTCAAGCGGTGCCGCCAAGGGCAAGGTCAGCCTGTTAGAGCCAGCCAAGCAACTGGTGAAGCAGGGATACGAAGTATATGCCACACCAGGCACAGCCCGTTTCTTCAACGACAACGGCATTGCAGCCAAGGCTGTTGCATGGCCTGACGAAGAAGGCGACAACAACGTGATGAAGATGATTGCCGATCATAAGTTCGATCTGATTGTCAACGTGCCCAAAAACCACTCTAAGCGAGAGCTGACCAATGGTTACCGCATTCGTCGTGGTGCCATCGACCACAACACGCCCTTGATGACCAATGTCCGTTTAGCCAAGGCCTTCATTGAAGCCTTTACAGCCATCGACGAAAACGACATCAAGATTAAGAGTTGGCAAGAATATAACAACTAA
- a CDS encoding low molecular weight protein-tyrosine-phosphatase — MKQTKILFVCHGNICRSPMAEFVMKKIVADAGLEESFYIESAATSTEEIGNEVYPPAKRKLAEHGISCKGKTARQMTRQDYLRFDLLVGMDDWNIRNMKRICGDDPDEKIHRLMDFTVRPGEVADPWYTGNFEATWNDVLEGCTDLLRSIVKN, encoded by the coding sequence ATGAAACAAACCAAGATACTCTTTGTCTGCCACGGTAATATCTGCCGCAGTCCTATGGCCGAATTTGTGATGAAGAAAATCGTTGCCGATGCCGGTCTTGAGGAGTCGTTCTACATCGAGTCGGCAGCTACCTCGACCGAGGAGATTGGCAACGAGGTCTATCCACCGGCCAAGCGGAAGCTGGCCGAGCACGGCATCTCGTGCAAGGGAAAGACGGCACGACAGATGACCCGACAGGACTATCTGCGCTTTGACCTGCTGGTGGGCATGGACGACTGGAACATACGCAACATGAAGCGCATCTGTGGCGACGACCCCGACGAGAAGATTCACCGCCTGATGGATTTCACGGTGCGTCCCGGCGAGGTGGCCGACCCATGGTACACCGGCAACTTTGAGGCCACGTGGAATGATGTGCTGGAGGGATGCACCGATCTACTGAGGAGTATCGTTAAAAATTAG
- a CDS encoding carbon starvation protein A → MITFVVSLLALFFGYFFYGRFVERVFGPDDRPTPAVAKADGVDFVVLPGWKIFMIQFLNIAGTGPIFGAIMGAKFGPSAYLWIVLGCIFAGATHDYLSGMLSIRNGGANLPDIIGRYLGNVPKQMMLVFSVFLLMMVGAVFVYSPASLLQNLFHTEGTNLEFLNDSVFWIIVIFIYYLIATMMPIDKIIGKIYPLFAFSLLFMAVAFLVMLFVKQPDIPELWEGVGEASLTTKNIFPCLFITIACGAISGFHATQSPLMARCLKHEKMARPIFYGAMITEGFVALIWATVAMYFFYNEPVAGYQEMKGGEAIISKAPAIVNMVSENWLGVFGSVLAILGVVAAPITSGDTALRSARLILADFIHMDQKSILKRFYICIPMFLTVIALLVWQMENPEGFDVIWSWFGWSNQTLSVFTLWAITVYLVRERKNFFITLIPAVFMTTVCVTYLLSEQAFHLDSVYASVIAAVTVVVSSCWFVLWLVNYRKTLK, encoded by the coding sequence ATGATTACTTTTGTTGTGAGCCTGTTGGCTCTATTTTTTGGCTATTTTTTTTACGGACGTTTTGTAGAACGCGTGTTCGGTCCGGATGATCGTCCAACGCCTGCAGTGGCAAAGGCAGATGGCGTTGATTTTGTGGTTTTGCCAGGTTGGAAAATCTTCATGATTCAGTTTCTGAACATTGCAGGGACAGGGCCTATCTTTGGCGCCATTATGGGAGCGAAGTTCGGACCTTCAGCGTATTTATGGATTGTGCTGGGATGTATCTTTGCAGGTGCTACGCACGATTATTTGAGCGGCATGCTCTCTATTCGCAATGGCGGTGCTAATTTGCCCGACATCATAGGCCGCTACCTTGGAAATGTTCCCAAGCAGATGATGCTTGTATTTTCGGTATTCCTTCTCATGATGGTTGGGGCGGTGTTTGTCTATAGTCCTGCATCGCTGCTTCAAAACTTGTTTCATACAGAAGGAACAAATCTGGAATTCTTGAATGATAGTGTCTTTTGGATCATAGTGATTTTTATCTATTATCTGATAGCTACGATGATGCCAATCGATAAAATTATTGGTAAGATATATCCACTGTTTGCCTTCTCACTGTTGTTTATGGCAGTAGCATTCCTGGTGATGCTGTTCGTGAAGCAGCCTGATATTCCCGAATTGTGGGAGGGGGTAGGCGAGGCTTCGTTGACCACCAAGAATATATTCCCATGCTTGTTTATTACGATTGCCTGCGGAGCCATTAGTGGTTTCCATGCCACGCAAAGTCCTTTGATGGCTCGTTGCCTGAAGCACGAGAAGATGGCTCGCCCTATCTTCTATGGTGCCATGATTACAGAGGGATTCGTGGCGTTGATATGGGCCACTGTTGCCATGTATTTCTTCTATAACGAACCAGTTGCTGGCTATCAGGAGATGAAGGGTGGCGAGGCCATCATCAGTAAGGCACCAGCCATTGTCAACATGGTAAGCGAAAATTGGTTGGGCGTGTTTGGAAGTGTATTGGCCATTTTGGGTGTCGTGGCTGCTCCAATCACCAGTGGTGACACGGCTTTGCGCTCTGCGCGTTTGATTCTTGCCGACTTTATTCACATGGACCAGAAATCTATCCTCAAGCGTTTTTATATTTGTATTCCCATGTTCCTGACGGTTATTGCCTTGTTGGTATGGCAGATGGAAAATCCAGAAGGTTTTGACGTTATCTGGAGCTGGTTTGGATGGAGCAATCAGACTTTGTCGGTATTCACATTGTGGGCCATCACAGTCTATTTGGTGCGCGAACGAAAGAATTTCTTTATCACGCTCATACCTGCTGTGTTCATGACCACGGTGTGCGTGACATACCTGCTGTCAGAACAGGCCTTCCATTTGGATTCCGTCTATGCTTCGGTCATTGCGGCAGTCACTGTGGTCGTGTCGAGCTGTTGGTTTGTTCTGTGGTTAGTGAATTATCGTAAAACCCTAAAATAA
- a CDS encoding rhodanese-like domain-containing protein, producing the protein MNRSNKLTLVLLLTIVLGVAWVLRGHNTPCKDYKTVDVEAFHRLISGSDSVVLLDVCTASEYEDAYLKGSLLIDYKADSFKSAALSRLPKNKTIAVYCRSGIRSASAAEFLSKEGYKVVNMEGGTDAWIEAGKPVLSKN; encoded by the coding sequence ATGAATCGATCTAATAAGTTGACACTTGTTCTACTGCTGACCATTGTCCTTGGGGTGGCATGGGTGCTCCGTGGTCATAACACTCCCTGCAAGGACTACAAAACCGTTGATGTGGAAGCCTTTCATCGCCTCATTTCGGGTTCCGACAGTGTGGTGCTGCTCGATGTCTGTACTGCCTCTGAATATGAGGATGCCTATCTGAAAGGCTCGTTGCTCATCGACTACAAAGCCGATTCCTTTAAGTCTGCAGCCCTCAGTCGGTTGCCCAAAAACAAGACCATCGCTGTTTATTGTCGCAGCGGTATCAGAAGTGCCTCTGCTGCAGAGTTCCTGTCTAAGGAAGGCTACAAGGTCGTAAACATGGAAGGCGGCACCGATGCCTGGATAGAAGCAGGCAAGCCCGTGCTCAGTAAGAATTAA
- a CDS encoding outer membrane beta-barrel protein, translated as MKRFFLMTLCGLVFSLAGHAQVQDRPPFGMDKYYVSASLSNFNLDYTKAESLKMGLNAKGGYLFEDNWMVTANLGYDWHKVGDKALSAGAGIRYYIEQNGLYLGAGANYMHRHKYDDFLPTVQLGYAYFLNRTVTLEPELYYNLSLKDHTEYSGFGVRIGIGIYFE; from the coding sequence ATGAAAAGATTCTTTTTAATGACCCTCTGTGGTCTCGTCTTCTCATTGGCTGGTCATGCACAAGTACAAGACCGTCCACCGTTTGGCATGGACAAGTACTATGTGTCGGCAAGTCTTTCTAATTTCAATCTTGACTATACCAAGGCTGAGAGCTTAAAGATGGGGCTTAATGCTAAAGGGGGTTATCTGTTTGAAGACAACTGGATGGTTACGGCTAATCTGGGTTATGACTGGCACAAAGTGGGAGATAAGGCATTGTCGGCAGGTGCGGGCATTCGTTACTATATTGAGCAGAACGGTCTTTATCTGGGTGCAGGCGCCAACTATATGCATCGTCATAAATACGACGACTTCCTGCCTACTGTTCAGTTGGGCTATGCTTATTTCTTGAACCGTACGGTGACACTGGAGCCTGAGTTGTACTACAACCTGAGTCTGAAAGACCATACGGAATACAGTGGCTTTGGTGTGCGCATCGGAATCGGTATTTACTTTGAATAG
- the nadC gene encoding carboxylating nicotinate-nucleotide diphosphorylase — MLSVEELNDKLIDLAFAEDIGDGDHTTLCCIPADAMGESKLLIKEEGIFAGVEIAKEVFRRFDPELQVEVFIKDGAHVKPGDIVMSVKGREQSLLQTERLMLNILQRMSGIATMTHRYQQALIDAGTKTRVLDTRKTTPGMRMLEKEAVKIGGGMNHRIGLFDMILLKDNHIDFCGGVHNAISRAKQYCKDNGKDLKIECEVRNFKELDEALAEGCDRIMFDNFTPEDTAKAVKIVNGRAETESSGGITYDTMIPYAKAGVDFISFGALTHSVKGLDMSFKAAGSDKLIIK; from the coding sequence ATGTTAAGTGTAGAAGAACTGAACGACAAACTGATAGATTTGGCTTTTGCCGAGGATATAGGTGATGGCGACCACACGACGTTATGCTGTATTCCGGCAGACGCCATGGGTGAGTCTAAACTGTTGATTAAAGAGGAGGGTATCTTTGCAGGCGTAGAGATTGCAAAGGAGGTGTTCCGTCGTTTTGACCCAGAACTCCAGGTTGAGGTGTTTATCAAGGATGGAGCTCATGTGAAGCCTGGCGACATCGTCATGAGCGTGAAAGGACGTGAGCAAAGCCTGTTGCAGACAGAGCGTCTGATGCTGAACATCCTGCAGCGCATGAGCGGTATTGCCACCATGACACATCGCTACCAGCAGGCTCTTATCGATGCTGGCACAAAGACACGTGTGCTCGATACCCGTAAGACGACACCTGGCATGCGCATGCTGGAGAAAGAGGCAGTAAAGATTGGTGGCGGCATGAACCATCGTATCGGCTTGTTTGATATGATTCTGTTGAAAGATAATCATATCGACTTCTGTGGTGGTGTTCACAATGCTATCAGTCGCGCCAAACAGTATTGTAAGGATAACGGTAAGGACTTGAAGATTGAGTGCGAAGTGCGCAATTTCAAAGAACTCGATGAGGCTTTGGCAGAAGGTTGTGACCGCATCATGTTTGACAACTTCACACCGGAAGATACAGCAAAGGCTGTCAAGATCGTCAACGGACGTGCAGAGACGGAGTCATCTGGAGGTATTACTTACGACACGATGATTCCCTATGCAAAAGCTGGCGTTGACTTCATCTCTTTTGGCGCTCTTACCCACAGTGTGAAGGGGCTGGACATGAGTTTCAAGGCTGCAGGAAGTGATAAATTGATTATCAAGTAA
- a CDS encoding glycoside hydrolase family 10 protein produces the protein MRYRFFLFILLVGLYVIQPAKAQFSSSPKHEVRAMWLTTIGGIDWPRTSGQKAQKLELINTLDKLKAAGINTVLFQTRVRGTTMYPSKIEPWETCLTGTPGKNPGYDPLKLCIDLCHERGMECHAWVVTIPMGNWNKIGCKTLRQKHPNLVKRIGDDGFMDPENPQTGDYLLQICREIVDNYDIDGIHLDYIRYPETWPAKLKAKKTIQQRRNHITDIVRKISHQIKPRKPWIKFSCSPIGKYDNLRRYSAGGWNAHTAVSQDAQLWLKEGLMDELFPMMYFRDNNFFPFAIDWKENSNGRLVVPGLGIYFLDPKEGKWELDQVARQMNVCRQIGVGHCYFRSKFFTDNIKGIYDYARAFDATPALVPPMTWATNSVPSSPKTLSLDGTRLHWEGAHDDSGAPYLLYNVYASDTYPVDISKAENLVAVRQTKTSIHVPAHKYYAVTAMNRFGIESKSIQLRHRIDHPAPHRPAGPDQFFSEGNIFVLPSKENTLDAKYIIIETLQGQTITVIPYTKTIDVREIPNGIYQLRSLGRNGRNHRIGFLTIKRP, from the coding sequence ATGAGATATCGTTTCTTTCTATTCATACTACTTGTTGGTTTGTATGTTATCCAACCAGCGAAGGCTCAGTTTTCTTCATCTCCCAAGCACGAAGTCCGTGCCATGTGGCTGACCACCATTGGTGGCATTGACTGGCCCAGAACATCTGGCCAAAAGGCGCAGAAGCTTGAGTTGATTAACACCCTTGACAAACTGAAAGCAGCAGGCATCAACACCGTTTTGTTTCAGACACGCGTCAGAGGAACCACCATGTATCCATCCAAGATAGAGCCCTGGGAGACATGTCTGACAGGCACACCCGGCAAGAATCCAGGCTACGATCCCTTGAAACTCTGCATCGACCTTTGTCACGAGCGAGGCATGGAGTGCCATGCTTGGGTGGTCACCATCCCTATGGGCAACTGGAACAAGATTGGTTGCAAGACCTTGCGCCAGAAGCATCCCAACTTAGTAAAGCGCATTGGAGACGACGGTTTTATGGACCCCGAAAATCCACAGACAGGCGACTACCTGTTGCAGATATGCCGCGAAATTGTGGACAACTACGACATTGACGGCATACACCTTGACTACATACGCTATCCGGAGACATGGCCCGCCAAGCTGAAGGCCAAGAAAACCATTCAGCAGCGACGCAACCACATCACAGACATCGTCAGAAAGATTAGCCACCAGATTAAGCCCCGCAAGCCATGGATTAAGTTTTCATGCTCGCCGATAGGCAAATACGACAACCTGCGCCGTTATTCTGCAGGTGGATGGAATGCACACACAGCAGTATCGCAAGATGCACAGCTATGGTTGAAGGAAGGCTTGATGGACGAGCTTTTCCCCATGATGTATTTCCGCGATAACAATTTCTTTCCTTTTGCCATCGACTGGAAAGAGAACAGCAATGGACGTCTGGTGGTGCCGGGGCTTGGCATCTATTTCCTGGATCCCAAAGAAGGCAAATGGGAGCTTGACCAAGTAGCACGCCAAATGAATGTCTGCCGACAGATTGGTGTGGGACATTGCTACTTCCGTTCTAAGTTTTTCACTGACAACATCAAGGGCATTTACGATTATGCACGTGCTTTCGATGCAACACCAGCTTTAGTACCACCGATGACATGGGCCACCAACTCAGTGCCAAGCTCTCCCAAGACACTATCGCTCGATGGCACACGTCTGCATTGGGAAGGTGCCCACGATGACAGTGGGGCTCCTTATTTATTATATAATGTCTATGCTTCAGACACCTACCCCGTAGATATCAGCAAGGCAGAAAACCTGGTGGCAGTGAGACAAACCAAAACGTCAATCCACGTGCCTGCCCACAAGTATTACGCCGTCACAGCCATGAACCGCTTTGGCATTGAGAGTAAATCCATACAATTGCGACACAGGATTGACCATCCTGCCCCTCATCGCCCCGCAGGGCCAGACCAATTCTTTTCCGAGGGAAACATATTTGTTCTTCCATCAAAAGAGAACACATTAGACGCTAAGTATATAATTATAGAAACTCTTCAAGGCCAGACGATTACAGTGATTCCTTACACCAAAACTATAGACGTAAGAGAGATACCTAACGGCATCTATCAACTGCGTTCTTTAGGTCGTAACGGACGCAATCATCGCATCGGCTTTCTAACCATAAAAAGACCGTAA